The proteins below come from a single Micromonospora citrea genomic window:
- a CDS encoding HelD family protein, giving the protein MLYRRLDGLREQASRRLTEELRATGGTLQARSQRDSAVRMYAEQVEQFAAVENGLCFGRLDTDEGGPHYIGRIGIFDTSGDYDPLLMDWRAPAARAFYLATAANPQGVRRRRHLRTRERKVVALNDEVLDLATASPTAHEELTGEASLLAALNAGRTGRMRDIVETIQAEQDRIIRADLPGVLVVQGGPGTGKTAVALHRAAYLLYTHRQQLSTRGVLLVGPNATFLRYISQVLPALAETGVLLRTQGDLFPGVSARRAETAETAALKGRAVMADMLAAAVRDRQWVPDEPLEIELPQQEVLRLDPATVRDVRDRARRSGRPHNLARALFDVEIVHALAAQVAERIGADPLGGENLLDEADVAEIRRELREEPEVRAALDQLWPVLTPQRLLADLYASPDRIAAAAPMLTDAERALLRREPGGWTPADVPLLDEAAELLGEDERAAAARRERIRAMQREYAEGVLEIARGSRSIDVEDEAEGGEILGVTDLIDADRLLERQEEVDRLTTAQRAAADRSWAFGHVIVDEAQELSPMAWRLLMRRCPSRSMTIVGDVAQTGALAGTPSWADALEPYVAQRWRLEELTVSYRTPAEVMAVAAEVLAEIDPALRPPRSVRSSGVPPWDRAVAAERLAAEVVEAAAREAAGLADGRLGVIVPAGRVDALGGALTAALPEAAVGEHPELESRVVVLTVAQAKGLEFDSVLLVDPDRIVAESPRGRSDLYVALTRATQRLGVIRPA; this is encoded by the coding sequence ATGCTCTACCGGCGCCTCGACGGGCTGCGTGAGCAGGCGTCCCGTCGGCTGACCGAGGAGCTGCGCGCGACCGGCGGCACCCTTCAGGCCCGTTCCCAGCGCGACAGCGCGGTGCGGATGTACGCCGAACAGGTCGAGCAGTTCGCCGCCGTGGAGAACGGCCTCTGCTTCGGCCGCCTCGACACCGACGAGGGCGGTCCCCACTACATCGGCCGGATCGGCATCTTCGACACCAGCGGCGACTACGACCCGCTGCTGATGGACTGGCGCGCCCCGGCCGCCCGCGCCTTCTACCTCGCCACGGCCGCCAACCCGCAGGGCGTACGGCGGCGGCGGCACCTGCGCACCCGGGAGCGCAAGGTGGTCGCGCTCAACGACGAGGTGCTGGACCTGGCGACCGCCTCCCCCACCGCGCACGAGGAACTCACCGGCGAGGCCTCGCTGCTCGCCGCGCTCAACGCCGGCCGGACGGGCCGGATGCGCGACATCGTCGAGACCATCCAGGCCGAGCAGGACCGCATCATCCGCGCCGACCTGCCGGGCGTGCTCGTGGTGCAGGGCGGCCCGGGCACCGGCAAGACCGCCGTGGCGCTGCACCGCGCGGCGTACCTGCTCTACACCCACCGGCAGCAGCTCTCCACCCGGGGCGTGCTCCTGGTCGGCCCGAACGCCACGTTCCTGCGCTACATCTCCCAGGTGCTCCCGGCGCTGGCCGAGACGGGCGTGCTGCTGCGTACGCAGGGCGACCTGTTCCCCGGGGTCAGCGCCCGGCGCGCCGAGACCGCCGAGACCGCCGCGCTCAAGGGCCGCGCGGTGATGGCCGACATGCTGGCCGCCGCCGTGCGGGACCGGCAGTGGGTGCCCGACGAGCCGCTGGAGATCGAGCTGCCGCAGCAGGAGGTGCTCCGGCTCGACCCGGCGACCGTCCGCGACGTCCGGGACCGGGCCCGCCGGTCGGGCCGCCCGCACAACCTGGCCCGGGCGCTGTTCGACGTCGAGATCGTCCACGCGCTCGCGGCCCAGGTCGCCGAGCGCATCGGCGCGGACCCGCTCGGCGGGGAGAACCTGCTCGACGAGGCCGACGTCGCCGAGATCCGTCGCGAGCTGCGGGAGGAGCCCGAGGTGCGGGCCGCGCTGGACCAGCTCTGGCCCGTGCTCACCCCGCAGCGCCTGCTCGCCGACCTGTACGCCTCGCCCGACCGCATCGCCGCCGCCGCGCCCATGCTCACCGACGCCGAGCGCGCCCTGCTGCGCCGCGAGCCGGGCGGCTGGACGCCGGCCGACGTGCCGCTGCTCGACGAGGCGGCCGAGCTGCTCGGCGAGGACGAGCGGGCCGCCGCCGCCCGTCGGGAGCGCATCCGGGCCATGCAGCGGGAGTACGCCGAGGGCGTGCTGGAGATCGCCCGGGGCTCCCGCTCGATCGACGTGGAGGACGAGGCCGAGGGCGGCGAGATCCTCGGTGTCACCGACCTGATCGACGCCGACCGGCTGCTGGAACGGCAGGAGGAGGTCGACCGGCTGACCACCGCGCAGCGGGCCGCGGCCGACCGGAGCTGGGCGTTCGGGCACGTGATCGTCGACGAGGCGCAGGAGCTGTCGCCGATGGCGTGGCGGCTGCTGATGCGGCGCTGCCCGAGCCGCTCGATGACCATCGTCGGCGACGTGGCGCAGACGGGGGCGCTGGCCGGCACGCCGTCCTGGGCCGACGCGCTGGAGCCGTACGTGGCGCAGCGCTGGCGGCTGGAGGAGCTGACGGTCAGCTACCGCACCCCGGCCGAGGTCATGGCCGTCGCCGCCGAGGTGCTCGCCGAGATCGACCCGGCGCTGCGCCCGCCCCGCTCCGTACGCTCCAGCGGGGTGCCGCCGTGGGACCGCGCGGTGGCGGCGGAGCGGCTGGCGGCCGAGGTGGTCGAGGCGGCGGCCCGGGAGGCGGCGGGCCTCGCCGACGGCCGGCTCGGGGTGATCGTGCCGGCCGGCCGGGTCGACGCGCTCGGCGGCGCGCTCACCGCCGCCCTGCCCGAGGCGGCCGTCGGCGAGCACCCGGAGCTGGAGAGCCGGGTGGTGGTGCTCACCGTCGCCCAGGCCAAGGGGCTCGAGTTCGACTCGGTCCTGCTGGTCGACCCCGACCGCATCGTCGCCGAGTCCCCGCGGGGCCGCAGCGACCTCTACGTCGCCCTCACCCGCGCCACCCAACGCCTCGGCGTCATCCGCCCCGCCTGA
- a CDS encoding LolA family protein produces the protein MSVLKSRPVLRWLVPVTAVATVIGGGAALGTFAAQAEPSLPPRTAAQLLVDLQTSRLEGLSGTVVQRADLGLPPLAGLAGLAGGDNLTSLLTGTHTLRVWHSGPDRQRVALLDTLGERDIIRNGRDVWTWDSRTNSATHRTLPTGDDETAAPELPATPQDAADRALAAIDPSTEVSVGRSATVAGRDAYELVLAPRDAASLVHQVRIAIDAREHVPLRFEVLADGSDKPAFEMAFTQVSYARPDADRFTFNPPPGVKVTEETVGDRPGGARKAGDGERPDVRTVGESWATVVVARLDGAGARGGRERAPAAGAGSTGDAAALLGALPAVSGDWGKGRLLTGKLFSVLLTDDGRVIAGAVTPERLYEVAKG, from the coding sequence ATGTCCGTCCTGAAGAGCCGTCCCGTCCTGCGGTGGCTGGTCCCGGTGACCGCCGTCGCGACCGTCATCGGCGGCGGCGCCGCGCTCGGCACGTTCGCCGCCCAGGCCGAGCCGAGCCTGCCGCCGCGTACCGCCGCCCAACTCCTGGTCGACCTGCAGACCTCCCGGCTGGAAGGGCTCTCCGGCACGGTCGTGCAGCGCGCCGACCTGGGCCTGCCGCCGCTGGCCGGGCTGGCCGGGCTGGCCGGCGGCGACAACCTGACCAGCCTGCTGACCGGCACGCACACGCTGCGGGTCTGGCACTCCGGCCCCGACCGGCAGCGGGTCGCCCTGCTGGACACGCTCGGCGAGCGGGACATCATCCGCAACGGCCGGGACGTCTGGACCTGGGACAGCCGGACCAACTCCGCCACGCACCGCACCCTGCCGACGGGCGACGACGAGACCGCGGCCCCCGAGTTGCCGGCCACGCCGCAGGACGCGGCCGACCGGGCCCTCGCCGCGATCGACCCCAGCACCGAGGTGAGCGTCGGCCGGTCCGCCACGGTCGCCGGGCGAGACGCGTACGAACTGGTGCTCGCGCCCCGCGACGCCGCCTCGCTGGTGCACCAGGTGCGCATCGCCATCGACGCGCGCGAGCACGTGCCGCTGCGCTTCGAGGTGCTCGCCGACGGCAGCGACAAGCCGGCCTTCGAGATGGCCTTCACCCAGGTGTCGTACGCCCGGCCGGACGCCGACCGGTTCACCTTCAACCCGCCGCCCGGGGTGAAGGTCACCGAGGAGACCGTCGGGGACCGCCCGGGCGGCGCGCGCAAGGCGGGCGACGGCGAGCGGCCGGACGTGCGTACCGTCGGCGAGAGCTGGGCCACCGTGGTGGTGGCGCGCCTCGACGGGGCGGGGGCGCGCGGCGGCCGGGAGCGGGCGCCGGCGGCGGGGGCCGGGTCGACCGGCGACGCCGCGGCGCTGCTCGGCGCGCTGCCCGCGGTCAGCGGCGACTGGGGCAAGGGGCGGCTGCTCACCGGAAAGCTGTTCAGCGTGCTGCTCACCGACGACGGCCGGGTGATCGCCGGAGCGGTGACGCCGGAGCGGCTCTACGAGGTCGCCAAGGGCTGA
- a CDS encoding ATP-binding protein encodes MVVGVLGVSVGLAVGGLVLLGVLGWALQRAVDTEAFRTADAVALLAAEDALPDPLPVAGGQVRVQVVDARGRVRAASIDADRLVPMIPADRIDVGARQRLTVSGERIDLAGPVRVVAVPAGTAADPLTVLVARSLADARHSTHVVRTILLVSFPPLVAVLAAVAWRVVGATLRPVETLRRGAEEITGRDGAGRLPVPASQDEIHRLAVTLNGMLGRLESARDRQRAFVADAAHELRSPLTNMRTELEVARRLADRTDWTAVTANLLADTERLSRLVDDLLLLARLDERPPARATGPVELGALLASVAARYPSPPVRLDAPAGPLWTEGDPDELRRILANLVDNAVRHARAEVVLAAGREDGAAAYHLVTVTDDGPGIPAADRERVFGRFTRLDDARARDDGGAGLGLAIVRELVRRAGGRVELTDAHPGRDGGPGLRVRLALPALAEPEQP; translated from the coding sequence ATGGTGGTCGGGGTGCTCGGCGTCTCGGTGGGGCTGGCCGTGGGCGGGCTGGTCCTGCTCGGGGTGCTCGGCTGGGCGCTGCAACGCGCCGTCGACACCGAGGCGTTCCGGACGGCCGACGCGGTCGCGCTGCTGGCCGCCGAGGACGCCCTGCCCGACCCGTTGCCGGTGGCCGGAGGACAGGTCCGGGTGCAGGTGGTCGACGCGCGGGGGCGGGTGCGGGCGGCCTCGATCGACGCCGACCGGCTCGTGCCGATGATCCCGGCCGACCGGATCGACGTCGGCGCGCGGCAGCGGCTGACGGTCTCCGGCGAGCGGATCGACCTGGCCGGGCCGGTCCGGGTGGTGGCCGTACCGGCCGGCACCGCCGCCGACCCGCTCACCGTCCTGGTGGCCCGCTCGCTGGCGGACGCGCGGCACAGCACGCACGTCGTCCGGACCATCCTGCTGGTGAGCTTCCCGCCGCTGGTGGCCGTGCTCGCCGCCGTGGCCTGGCGGGTGGTCGGGGCGACCCTGCGCCCGGTGGAGACGCTGCGCCGGGGCGCGGAGGAGATCACCGGGCGCGACGGCGCCGGCCGGTTGCCCGTACCGGCGTCGCAGGACGAGATCCACCGGCTGGCGGTCACCCTCAACGGGATGCTGGGCCGGCTGGAGTCGGCCCGGGACCGGCAGCGCGCGTTCGTCGCCGACGCCGCCCACGAGCTGCGCAGCCCGCTGACCAACATGCGTACGGAGCTGGAGGTGGCCCGGCGGCTGGCCGACCGCACCGACTGGACGGCGGTGACGGCGAACCTGCTCGCCGACACCGAGCGGCTCAGCCGGCTCGTCGACGACCTGCTGCTGCTGGCCCGCCTCGACGAGCGCCCGCCGGCGCGGGCCACCGGCCCGGTCGAGCTGGGCGCGCTGCTGGCGTCGGTGGCCGCCCGGTACCCGTCGCCGCCGGTGCGCCTCGACGCGCCGGCCGGCCCGCTGTGGACCGAGGGCGACCCCGACGAGCTGCGCCGGATCCTGGCCAACCTGGTCGACAACGCGGTCCGGCACGCCCGCGCCGAGGTGGTGCTGGCCGCCGGCCGGGAGGACGGCGCGGCGGCGTACCACCTGGTGACCGTGACCGACGACGGGCCGGGGATCCCGGCCGCGGACCGGGAGCGGGTGTTCGGCCGGTTCACCCGGCTGGACGACGCGCGGGCGCGCGACGACGGCGGCGCGGGCCTGGGCCTGGCCATCGTGCGCGAGCTGGTCCGGCGGGCCGGCGGGCGTGTCGAGCTGACCGACGCCCACCCGGGCCGGGACGGCGGGCCGGGGCTGCGCGTGCGCCTCGCGCTGCCGGCCCTGGCGGAGCCGGAACAGCCCTGA
- a CDS encoding response regulator transcription factor, producing the protein MRLLVVEDESRLASALQRGLQAEGFAVDVAETGPAGLDAARHGGYDAMILDVMLPGLSGYELVRLLRAEEHWLPVLMLSAKDGEYDQADGLDCGADDYLTKPFSYVVLLARLRALLRRGAPERPTVLAVGDLRLDPARRRVTRADAEIALTAREFALLDYLMRRPGEVVSKIELLDHVWDASDETAPNAVEVYVGYLRRKIGRERLETVRGAGYRLAT; encoded by the coding sequence GTGCGGTTGCTGGTGGTGGAGGACGAGTCGCGGCTGGCGTCCGCCCTGCAACGCGGGCTGCAGGCCGAGGGCTTCGCGGTGGACGTGGCGGAGACCGGCCCGGCGGGGCTCGACGCGGCCCGGCACGGCGGGTACGACGCGATGATCCTCGACGTGATGCTGCCCGGCCTCTCCGGCTACGAGCTGGTCCGCCTGCTGCGCGCCGAGGAGCACTGGCTGCCGGTGCTGATGCTCTCGGCCAAGGACGGCGAGTACGACCAGGCCGACGGGCTGGACTGCGGGGCCGACGACTACCTCACCAAGCCCTTCTCGTACGTGGTGCTGCTGGCCCGGCTGCGGGCCCTGCTGCGTCGCGGCGCGCCCGAGCGGCCGACGGTGCTCGCGGTCGGCGACCTGCGGCTCGACCCGGCCCGGCGGCGGGTGACCCGGGCCGACGCCGAGATCGCGCTGACCGCCCGCGAGTTCGCGCTGCTGGACTACTTGATGCGTCGGCCCGGCGAGGTCGTCTCCAAGATCGAGCTGCTGGACCACGTCTGGGACGCCAGCGACGAGACCGCGCCCAACGCGGTCGAGGTCTACGTCGGATACCTGCGTCGCAAGATCGGCCGCGAACGCCTGGAGACGGTCCGGGGCGCCGGCTACCGGCTCGCCACATGA
- a CDS encoding sporulation protein, translated as MVFKKMLSAFGVGGPSVDTVLTNPNTRPGLNLEGQVNLLGGDAPANVEQVVVSLVTRVEIEGGDTEYAGVMEFHRLPVSGAFQLAPKQQLSLPFQLPVPWETPITDVYGQRLRGMTMGLRTELAIARAVDKGDLDQVNVHPLPVHERILEAFQRLGFRFKHADLERGHIRGTQQTLPFYQEIEFFASPQYAGTINEVELTFVTSPHGVEVILECDKRGGFLTAGHDVFGLYRVSHADADRSDWTQVVDGWLRETTSRYGSLRAQGFGGHGHGHGRGPGMGGVVAGAALGLAGGMIAGEMIEDAVEGDFAEDWGFEE; from the coding sequence ATGGTCTTCAAGAAGATGCTGAGCGCGTTCGGCGTGGGCGGGCCGAGCGTCGACACCGTCCTGACCAACCCGAACACCCGGCCCGGCCTGAACCTGGAGGGCCAGGTCAACCTGCTGGGCGGGGACGCCCCCGCCAACGTCGAGCAGGTCGTCGTCAGCCTGGTCACCCGGGTCGAGATCGAGGGCGGCGACACCGAGTACGCGGGCGTCATGGAGTTCCACCGGCTGCCGGTCAGCGGCGCCTTCCAGCTCGCCCCGAAGCAGCAGCTCTCCCTGCCGTTCCAGCTCCCGGTGCCGTGGGAGACCCCGATCACCGACGTGTACGGCCAGCGGCTGCGCGGCATGACGATGGGGCTGCGCACCGAGCTGGCGATCGCCCGGGCGGTCGACAAGGGCGACCTGGACCAGGTCAACGTGCACCCGCTGCCGGTGCACGAGCGGATCCTGGAGGCGTTCCAGCGGCTCGGTTTCCGCTTCAAGCACGCCGACCTCGAACGCGGCCACATCCGGGGCACCCAGCAGACGCTGCCGTTCTACCAGGAGATCGAGTTCTTCGCCTCGCCGCAGTACGCGGGCACCATCAACGAGGTCGAGCTGACCTTCGTCACCAGCCCGCACGGGGTCGAGGTCATCCTGGAGTGCGACAAGCGCGGCGGGTTCCTCACCGCCGGGCACGACGTCTTCGGCCTCTACCGGGTCTCGCACGCCGACGCCGACCGCAGCGACTGGACGCAGGTCGTCGACGGCTGGCTGCGCGAGACCACCTCCCGCTACGGCAGCCTGCGCGCCCAGGGCTTCGGCGGGCACGGCCACGGCCACGGCCGGGGGCCCGGCATGGGCGGCGTGGTCGCCGGGGCCGCGCTCGGCCTCGCCGGAGGCATGATCGCCGGCGAGATGATCGAGGATGCGGTCGAGGGCGACTTCGCCGAGGACTGGGGCTTCGAGGAGTAG
- a CDS encoding MMPL family transporter → MRTDTAPTDGILARLARFCYRRRRLVLLTWIAGVVAVAFVGFGYGAAADNDYSGGDSDSARAQVLIEKHFPEQRGDTLTLAVKAEKGIDDPAARRKIEKVIADLDASPVTGPVTSPYQDASLVTADRRIARTTIPLTDVDVAKTDVKPLVDAVRDASGDGVTLGLGGDKAEKAETPPQGSAEGVGLLAAAIILFIAFGSLVAMGLPIVTALLGILGGIALMKLVGYLVPAPDFTVILAAMVGLGVGIDYALFIVTRYKDVLRDGGDPESATVKAITTAGHAVLFAGTTVVIALLGLITMGQRLMTGVAVATSVIVLVTMFAAVTLLPAFLGFTGHRINSLRLPRRTSRRADGVPSRPRRTPAERWARMVQRKPLVAAVLATAVLLVLAAPALSMRLSLPDASVQPRDRSSYTSHEIISEGFGPGYGAPMIFATQVDSTDADLRPVVEAVRRTEGVAYATEPRVSKDGRAAVFMAFPETGYQDEATADLVHRLRDDVLPGAGDEEVHLGGPNAAAIDLAEDTSSRLPLMITVVVVLSLLLLVALVRSVTIALQAAVMNLLSIGAAYGVLVAIVQWGWFGTALGFPTEMPITTWVPMMIFPVLFGLSMDYEVFLISRVREEYERTGDTRAAVTAGLAGTAKVITAAAAIMIAVFTTSLLGPDVAVKQGGLGMAVAVLIDATIIRMVLVPAVMELCGKANWWMPGRRRSPSAAPARVAAEVGG, encoded by the coding sequence ATGAGAACTGACACTGCCCCCACGGACGGGATCCTGGCGAGACTGGCCCGGTTCTGCTACCGGCGTCGTCGCCTGGTCCTCCTGACCTGGATCGCCGGCGTCGTCGCCGTGGCGTTCGTCGGCTTCGGCTACGGCGCCGCCGCCGACAACGACTACTCTGGTGGAGACTCCGACTCCGCCAGGGCGCAGGTGCTGATCGAGAAGCACTTCCCCGAGCAGCGGGGGGACACGCTGACGCTCGCCGTGAAGGCGGAGAAGGGGATCGACGATCCCGCCGCCCGGCGGAAGATCGAGAAGGTCATCGCCGACCTGGACGCCTCACCCGTCACCGGCCCGGTCACCTCGCCGTACCAGGACGCGAGCCTGGTGACGGCGGACCGTCGCATCGCCCGCACGACCATCCCGCTGACCGACGTGGACGTGGCGAAGACCGACGTCAAGCCGCTGGTGGACGCGGTCAGGGACGCCTCCGGCGACGGCGTGACGCTGGGGCTGGGCGGCGACAAGGCGGAGAAGGCCGAGACGCCCCCGCAGGGCTCGGCCGAGGGCGTGGGCCTCCTGGCGGCCGCGATCATCCTGTTCATCGCCTTCGGGTCGCTGGTGGCGATGGGCCTGCCGATCGTGACCGCGCTGCTGGGGATCCTCGGCGGCATCGCCCTGATGAAGCTGGTGGGGTACCTGGTCCCCGCGCCGGACTTCACCGTGATCCTCGCCGCGATGGTCGGGCTCGGTGTCGGCATCGACTACGCGCTGTTCATCGTCACCCGCTACAAGGACGTCCTGCGGGACGGCGGCGATCCCGAGAGCGCCACCGTCAAGGCGATCACCACCGCGGGCCACGCGGTGCTGTTCGCCGGCACGACGGTCGTGATCGCGCTGTTGGGCCTGATCACCATGGGACAGCGGCTGATGACCGGCGTGGCGGTCGCCACGTCGGTGATCGTGCTGGTGACGATGTTCGCCGCGGTGACCCTGCTGCCGGCGTTCCTGGGCTTCACCGGCCACCGGATCAATTCACTGCGCCTGCCCCGCCGCACGTCCCGCCGGGCGGACGGCGTCCCGTCCCGGCCGCGCCGCACCCCGGCCGAGCGCTGGGCCCGAATGGTGCAACGCAAGCCGCTGGTCGCCGCGGTCCTGGCCACCGCGGTGCTGCTGGTGCTGGCCGCCCCCGCGCTGTCGATGCGACTGAGCCTGCCCGACGCCAGTGTCCAGCCCCGCGACAGGAGCAGCTACACCTCGCACGAGATCATTTCCGAGGGCTTCGGTCCCGGCTACGGCGCACCCATGATCTTCGCCACCCAGGTCGACTCCACCGACGCCGACCTGCGGCCCGTCGTCGAGGCGGTCAGGAGGACCGAGGGCGTCGCCTATGCCACGGAACCCCGGGTCAGCAAGGACGGGCGGGCCGCCGTCTTCATGGCCTTCCCCGAGACCGGGTACCAGGACGAGGCGACCGCCGACCTGGTGCACCGGCTCCGCGACGACGTGCTGCCCGGGGCCGGCGACGAAGAGGTCCATCTCGGCGGCCCGAACGCCGCCGCGATCGACCTCGCCGAGGACACCAGCTCGCGCCTGCCCCTGATGATCACGGTCGTCGTCGTGCTGTCCCTGCTGCTGCTGGTCGCGCTGGTCCGGTCGGTCACGATCGCGCTGCAGGCCGCCGTGATGAACCTGCTGTCGATCGGCGCCGCCTACGGCGTCCTGGTCGCGATCGTCCAGTGGGGATGGTTCGGCACTGCTCTCGGCTTCCCCACCGAGATGCCGATCACGACCTGGGTACCGATGATGATCTTCCCGGTCCTGTTCGGGCTGTCGATGGACTACGAGGTCTTCCTGATCTCGCGGGTCCGCGAGGAGTACGAGCGCACCGGCGACACCCGCGCCGCCGTCACCGCCGGCCTGGCGGGGACCGCCAAGGTCATCACGGCCGCCGCCGCCATCATGATCGCCGTCTTCACGACCTCCCTGCTCGGCCCCGACGTCGCGGTCAAGCAGGGCGGGCTGGGGATGGCCGTCGCCGTGCTCATCGACGCCACCATCATCCGGATGGTCCTCGTTCCCGCCGTGATGGAGCTGTGCGGCAAGGCCAACTGGTGGATGCCGGGCCGGCGGAGGTCGCCCTCGGCCGCGCCGGCCCGGGTCGCGGCCGAGGTCGGCGGCTGA